Proteins encoded by one window of Leptospira stimsonii:
- a CDS encoding DUF2191 domain-containing protein: MKVTAILPDDLIAEIQKYSGGKNITDSLQKALSEWLKQAKIKKLNQKLDKSPLAFQKGFSSENIRNLNRDR; encoded by the coding sequence ATGAAAGTTACAGCGATTTTGCCCGATGATTTGATAGCTGAAATTCAGAAATATTCTGGCGGGAAGAATATTACAGATTCGCTACAAAAGGCACTTTCTGAATGGTTAAAGCAGGCAAAAATTAAGAAGTTAAATCAGAAATTAGATAAATCACCATTAGCTTTTCAGAAAGGATTTAGCAGTGAAAATATACGAAATCTAAATCGAGATAGATAA
- a CDS encoding PIN domain-containing protein: MVLVDTSIWIEFFKRNEPYFSELRDLIESSEVIVHEVIFGELLQGCKSKSEISFILDYWENLNTLTSENSFLEAGKLSYEQKLKDKGVGLIDSVIINEATKRNLKLWTLDKKILKVLNPEKIYQSKQ, encoded by the coding sequence ATGGTATTAGTTGATACTTCAATCTGGATCGAGTTTTTCAAAAGAAATGAACCATATTTTAGCGAACTAAGAGATTTAATAGAATCTTCTGAAGTTATTGTCCATGAAGTAATCTTTGGAGAACTTCTGCAAGGTTGTAAAAGTAAATCAGAGATTTCATTTATATTAGACTATTGGGAAAATTTAAATACTTTAACATCAGAGAATAGTTTTCTTGAAGCAGGTAAACTATCCTACGAACAGAAGTTAAAGGATAAAGGCGTTGGTCTAATTGATTCAGTAATAATTAATGAAGCAACGAAAAGAAACCTGAAACTTTGGACCTTGGATAAGAAAATATTAAAAGTTTTAAATCCTGAAAAGATTTATCAGTCGAAACAATAG
- a CDS encoding type II toxin-antitoxin system RelE/ParE family toxin gives MKRIFIHLPDFDLFWKKAGLEDKELKELQEFLLENPKYGPVIKGSNGIRKIRWKKKGIGKSGGIRVFYLDIEEFSVLFLITLLEKNDKENLSKKELTILADLVTSLKELIQSKRERHEKRK, from the coding sequence TTGAAGAGAATATTCATTCACCTTCCAGATTTCGATCTATTTTGGAAGAAAGCCGGACTTGAAGATAAAGAGTTAAAGGAACTTCAAGAGTTTCTTTTAGAAAATCCAAAATACGGTCCAGTAATTAAAGGTTCTAACGGAATCAGAAAGATACGATGGAAAAAGAAAGGAATCGGTAAGAGTGGTGGAATTCGAGTCTTTTATTTAGATATTGAAGAATTCTCAGTATTATTCTTAATAACACTTCTTGAAAAGAACGATAAAGAAAATCTTTCAAAGAAAGAACTTACGATCTTAGCGGATTTAGTAACTTCTCTAAAAGAATTAATTCAATCGAAGAGAGAACGACATGAAAAAAGAAAGTAG
- a CDS encoding helix-turn-helix domain-containing protein, with protein sequence MKKESSKLFNSLSKGLNEAIEYTKGKKVPGVKEQIIEILKLPTFKGKEIRNIRTNLHLTQNTFAQALGVSAKTIEAWESGKNIPQGPAQRMLFILKNNSKALNILGIKN encoded by the coding sequence ATGAAAAAAGAAAGTAGCAAACTATTTAATAGTCTTTCTAAAGGACTTAATGAAGCAATTGAATACACAAAAGGCAAAAAAGTTCCTGGTGTAAAAGAGCAGATTATTGAGATTCTGAAATTACCAACATTTAAAGGTAAAGAAATTAGAAATATCAGGACCAATTTACATCTTACTCAAAATACTTTCGCTCAAGCATTAGGTGTCTCTGCTAAAACAATTGAAGCTTGGGAATCGGGAAAAAACATTCCGCAAGGTCCAGCTCAGAGAATGTTGTTCATTCTTAAAAACAATTCTAAAGCATTAAATATTTTAGGAATTAAAAACTAA
- a CDS encoding DUF4145 domain-containing protein, with amino-acid sequence MQCPHCLHQTTPEINEERIDTDIKGDWIFQSFVCPNEECKKIVIYILCGKIYGHSGGWSIKEVKFKELIYPRTVSRNYLPSELIPLSLLNDYQEACNVLNVSPKASAALSRRCLQNLLHNYAQIKGKSLDDEISKIISSGSLPTYIANSIDAIRNIGNYAAHPKKSISSGEIVDVEIGEAEWSIEVLETLFDFYFIQPSKLATKRTELNKKLSDMGKPEMK; translated from the coding sequence ATGCAATGTCCTCACTGTTTACATCAAACAACGCCAGAAATAAACGAAGAACGTATTGATACAGATATCAAAGGAGATTGGATTTTTCAGAGCTTTGTTTGCCCAAACGAAGAATGCAAAAAGATCGTCATTTATATATTATGTGGTAAAATTTACGGACATTCTGGCGGCTGGTCTATAAAGGAAGTAAAGTTTAAAGAATTAATTTATCCTCGAACCGTTTCAAGGAATTATTTACCTTCTGAATTAATTCCGTTAAGCCTTTTGAATGACTATCAAGAAGCTTGCAATGTTTTAAATGTTAGTCCCAAAGCGAGCGCCGCACTTAGCAGACGTTGCTTGCAAAATCTACTTCACAACTATGCGCAAATAAAAGGAAAATCATTGGATGATGAGATTAGCAAAATTATTTCATCAGGAAGCTTGCCAACGTATATCGCAAATAGTATTGATGCAATTCGAAACATTGGAAATTATGCAGCTCATCCGAAGAAGAGTATTAGCAGCGGTGAAATTGTTGATGTGGAAATCGGCGAGGCAGAATGGAGTATTGAAGTATTAGAAACGTTATTTGACTTTTATTTTATTCAACCTTCTAAATTGGCTACTAAAAGAACAGAATTAAATAAGAAACTTTCTGATATGGGAAAGCCGGAGATGAAATAA
- a CDS encoding AbrB/MazE/SpoVT family DNA-binding domain-containing protein, translating into MKASVVKIGNSKGIRIPKAVLEECHIEEEVDLLIDNNKLIIVPLKSKPREGWEKQFKTMSSNKDDKLLIPDSIDLSDKDWEW; encoded by the coding sequence ATGAAAGCTTCAGTTGTAAAAATTGGAAATTCGAAAGGTATTCGGATTCCTAAGGCAGTTTTAGAAGAATGTCATATTGAAGAAGAAGTAGATTTACTAATCGATAATAATAAACTAATTATTGTACCTCTAAAATCGAAACCGAGAGAAGGTTGGGAAAAACAATTCAAGACAATGTCATCTAATAAAGATGATAAATTACTCATTCCTGATTCAATAGATCTATCAGACAAGGATTGGGAGTGGTGA
- a CDS encoding type II toxin-antitoxin system PemK/MazF family toxin produces MVISQYEVYLINLDPTVGHEIKKSRPCVIVSPNEMNKAIGTIIIAPMTTKSRSYPTRVELTFQGKKGWVVLDQIRTVDKTRLVKKLGKIDPKTVNKMKLIIKEMLVD; encoded by the coding sequence GTGGTGATTTCTCAATACGAAGTATATTTAATAAATTTGGATCCAACGGTCGGACACGAGATAAAGAAATCAAGACCTTGTGTAATAGTTTCGCCTAATGAAATGAACAAGGCTATTGGCACAATAATTATTGCACCAATGACTACTAAATCACGATCTTATCCAACAAGAGTTGAACTGACATTTCAAGGAAAGAAAGGTTGGGTGGTGCTAGATCAAATTCGAACTGTAGATAAAACGCGTCTGGTAAAAAAGTTAGGAAAAATAGATCCCAAAACAGTTAATAAAATGAAACTGATTATAAAGGAAATGTTAGTTGATTAG